A stretch of the Flavobacterium aquiphilum genome encodes the following:
- a CDS encoding IS982 family transposase, producing MICFDKITDIFSIVDEFCKDFEKTTQPFLLGKPSKRPSIMSKSEVITIYLLFHLSGFRCFKHYYIFYVQKHMQNEFPNTVSYNRFLELMQSVLLPMTIFAKTCCLGNCTGISFVDSTLIRVCKNKRISRNKVFKDIATTGKSTMGWFHGFKLHIIINDKGELLSFAVTQANVDDREPLKNEGFLNAIFGKLFGDKGYISEKLSQLLFVDGVQLITSIRNNMKNSLMEMSDKILLRKRSIIETVNDELKNICQVEHSRHRSFTNFLSNLIAGIIAYNFLPKKPSLKYETVKTNQLAVFY from the coding sequence ATGATTTGTTTCGATAAAATTACAGATATTTTTTCTATTGTTGATGAATTTTGTAAAGATTTTGAGAAAACCACACAGCCTTTTCTGCTAGGAAAACCTTCCAAACGTCCTTCGATTATGTCAAAATCAGAAGTAATTACAATTTATTTACTTTTTCATTTGAGTGGTTTTCGTTGTTTCAAGCATTATTACATTTTTTATGTCCAAAAGCATATGCAAAATGAATTTCCTAATACAGTTTCTTATAATCGCTTTTTAGAACTGATGCAAAGTGTTCTTTTGCCAATGACAATTTTTGCCAAAACCTGTTGTTTAGGCAATTGTACAGGTATTTCATTTGTAGACTCAACACTAATAAGAGTTTGTAAAAACAAACGAATCAGTAGAAATAAAGTTTTTAAAGATATTGCCACTACCGGAAAATCTACAATGGGTTGGTTTCATGGGTTTAAGCTCCATATTATCATTAATGACAAAGGAGAATTGTTAAGCTTTGCTGTAACTCAAGCCAACGTAGATGATAGAGAGCCACTGAAAAATGAGGGCTTTTTGAATGCTATTTTCGGAAAACTATTTGGTGATAAAGGATATATAAGCGAAAAACTCTCCCAATTATTATTTGTTGATGGAGTTCAATTAATTACAAGCATTCGCAATAATATGAAAAATAGTTTGATGGAAATGAGTGATAAAATCTTACTCCGTAAACGCTCAATAATAGAAACAGTTAACGATGAACTTAAAAATATTTGCCAAGTTGAACATTCTAGACATCGTTCATTTACCAACTTTTTGTCAAATCTTATAGCCGGAATAATTGCTTATAATTTTCTGCCTAAAAAACCTTCTTTGAAATACGAAACGGTTAAAACTAACCAATTAGCAGTATTTTATTAA
- the polA gene encoding DNA polymerase I: protein MSAQKRLFLLDAYALIFRGYFAFIKNPRINSKGMDTSAIMGFMNALMDVIKREKPDHLAVAFDKGGSTYRYEMYQEYKANRDETPEAIKIAVPYIQELLKAMHIPIIEVPGYEADDLIGTLAKQAEKEDFKVFMVTPDKDFAQLVSENIFMYKPARMGNDIEIWGIPEVLEKFEIERPEQVIDYLGMMGDAADNIPGLPGVGEKTAKKLLKEFGSMENLLANTDKLKGAIKEKIEANADKGILSKKLAAILLDCPVQFHAGDYELSKPDVEKTDELFQELEFRQMKTQFDKFFGTGKEYDEIDTNGILTPTLSKGEGDETPKKASAKKTNEDQFDLFGFYDQSESAPSPSGKVGMGSLENTEHFYQSIQGDFAVKLLLQNLMNQTSVCFDTETTGIDALNAELVGMSFSYEKGKAFYVPFPENQEEAQTLVDKFKPFFENENIEKIGQNIKYDLKILSNYGVQIKGKLFDTMIAHYLINPDMRHNMDVLSETYLKYSPKSIEDLIGKKGKGQKSMREVALEDIKEYAAEDADITYQLKQNFSPILDKAETKKLFDEIEIPLIPVLAAMELEGINLNVQFLQAMSVEMAAESNALEQKIYETAGEKFNLASPKQLGDILFEKLKIGGAKQKKTKTGQYATGEEVLSYLANDNEIVRDILEWRQMVKLQSTYIDALPTQVDSKTGRVHTDYMQTVAATGRLSSNNPNLQNIPIRTERGRLIRKAFIARDENYTLVSADYSQIELRIIAALSGEENMIKAFQNKEDIHRSTAAKVFHVPLEEVTKEQRSNAKTVNFGIIYGVSAFGLSNQTSLSRKESAELIDAYYATYPKLKSYMSNQVDFARKHGYVQTISGRRRYLKDINSANAVVRGAAERNAVNAPIQGSAADIIKIAMINIHKKLTSENWKSKMLLQVHDELVFDVHNSELEKIQPMIKHEMENAFKMDVPLDVEIGAGKDWLEAH from the coding sequence ATGTCTGCTCAAAAACGACTTTTTCTACTCGACGCCTACGCGCTTATCTTTCGTGGTTATTTTGCATTTATAAAAAACCCAAGAATCAATTCCAAAGGAATGGATACCTCCGCAATCATGGGGTTTATGAATGCCCTGATGGATGTAATCAAAAGAGAGAAACCAGATCATTTGGCCGTAGCATTCGATAAAGGCGGAAGTACCTACCGCTATGAAATGTATCAGGAATACAAAGCAAACCGCGACGAAACTCCCGAAGCTATAAAAATTGCCGTTCCTTATATTCAGGAATTACTGAAAGCAATGCACATTCCCATTATCGAAGTTCCAGGCTATGAAGCTGACGACTTGATTGGAACTTTGGCAAAACAAGCCGAAAAAGAAGATTTCAAAGTCTTTATGGTAACTCCCGATAAAGATTTTGCGCAATTGGTTTCCGAAAACATTTTCATGTACAAACCCGCCCGAATGGGGAATGACATCGAAATATGGGGAATTCCGGAAGTTTTGGAAAAATTCGAAATTGAGCGTCCTGAGCAGGTAATCGACTATTTGGGAATGATGGGTGATGCCGCCGATAACATCCCGGGATTACCAGGTGTTGGAGAAAAAACAGCCAAAAAATTACTCAAAGAGTTCGGCTCGATGGAAAACCTTTTGGCCAATACTGACAAACTGAAAGGCGCCATCAAAGAAAAAATCGAAGCTAATGCCGACAAAGGTATTTTGTCCAAAAAATTGGCCGCGATTTTACTTGACTGTCCGGTTCAATTTCATGCAGGCGATTACGAATTGTCCAAACCAGATGTTGAAAAAACAGACGAATTATTCCAGGAATTGGAATTCCGTCAAATGAAAACGCAGTTTGACAAATTTTTCGGTACAGGAAAAGAATACGACGAAATCGACACAAACGGAATCCTCACCCCAACCCTCTCCAAAGGAGAGGGAGACGAAACTCCTAAAAAAGCTTCAGCCAAAAAAACCAATGAAGACCAATTCGATTTATTTGGATTTTATGATCAATCCGAATCGGCTCCTTCCCCTTCAGGGAAGGTTGGGATGGGGTCTTTGGAAAATACCGAACATTTTTACCAAAGTATTCAAGGCGATTTCGCTGTGAAATTACTTTTACAGAATTTAATGAATCAGACTTCCGTATGTTTTGACACCGAAACTACAGGAATTGACGCCCTTAACGCCGAACTTGTTGGAATGTCTTTTTCGTACGAAAAAGGAAAAGCATTTTACGTTCCATTTCCTGAAAACCAAGAAGAAGCTCAAACTTTGGTTGACAAATTCAAACCTTTCTTCGAAAATGAAAACATCGAAAAAATTGGTCAAAACATAAAATACGATTTAAAAATTCTTTCAAATTATGGTGTCCAAATCAAAGGAAAGCTTTTCGATACGATGATTGCTCACTATTTGATCAATCCTGATATGCGTCATAATATGGATGTTTTGTCAGAAACCTATTTGAAATATTCACCTAAATCAATTGAAGATTTAATTGGTAAAAAAGGGAAAGGCCAAAAATCGATGCGTGAAGTAGCCCTTGAAGATATAAAAGAATACGCCGCTGAAGATGCTGATATTACCTATCAATTGAAGCAAAATTTTAGCCCGATTCTCGACAAAGCCGAAACTAAAAAACTATTTGACGAAATCGAAATTCCGTTAATTCCTGTTTTGGCCGCAATGGAATTGGAAGGGATCAATCTTAACGTTCAATTTCTACAAGCAATGTCAGTTGAAATGGCTGCCGAAAGCAATGCTTTGGAACAAAAAATCTACGAAACTGCCGGAGAGAAATTCAATTTGGCTTCGCCAAAACAACTCGGAGATATTTTATTCGAAAAATTGAAAATCGGCGGAGCCAAACAAAAGAAAACCAAAACCGGTCAATATGCCACAGGCGAGGAGGTTTTATCGTATTTAGCCAATGACAACGAAATTGTCCGCGACATTCTTGAATGGCGTCAAATGGTGAAATTGCAAAGCACTTATATTGATGCATTGCCTACACAAGTTGACTCCAAAACAGGCCGTGTCCACACCGATTACATGCAAACAGTTGCAGCAACAGGACGTTTAAGCTCCAACAACCCAAACTTGCAAAACATCCCGATCCGTACTGAAAGAGGCCGATTGATTCGAAAAGCTTTTATTGCCAGAGATGAAAATTACACATTGGTTTCTGCCGATTATTCGCAGATAGAATTACGTATTATTGCCGCTTTATCAGGAGAAGAAAACATGATTAAAGCCTTCCAAAACAAAGAAGACATTCACCGAAGTACAGCCGCAAAAGTTTTTCATGTTCCATTGGAAGAAGTTACAAAAGAACAGCGTAGCAACGCTAAAACGGTGAACTTTGGAATTATATATGGTGTTTCAGCCTTTGGATTGAGCAACCAAACCTCGCTTTCACGAAAAGAAAGTGCTGAATTAATCGATGCCTATTATGCAACTTACCCGAAACTGAAATCATATATGTCCAACCAAGTTGATTTCGCACGAAAACATGGCTATGTACAAACCATATCAGGTCGTCGCCGCTATTTGAAAGATATCAATTCGGCAAACGCTGTTGTTCGTGGCGCTGCAGAAAGAAACGCCGTGAATGCGCCAATTCAGGGAAGTGCCGCCGATATCATCAAGATTGCAATGATCAACATCCACAAAAAACTGACCTCCGAAAATTGGAAAAGCAAAATGTTATTGCAGGTACATGATGAGCTTGTGTTCGATGTCCACAATTCGGAACTCGAAAAAATCCAACCTATGATTAAACACGAAATGGAAAATGCTTTTAAAATGGATGTTCCATTGGATGTTGAAATTGGAGCCGGAAAAGATTGGCTGGAAGCACATTGA
- a CDS encoding SGNH/GDSL hydrolase family protein: MKNIILSAYILLSIVSFTGFAQEAVPKVKLTNLEKTPNSQWQGKRVAFLGDSMTDKRRVGTTCVYWEYLNELLGIEPSVFGVSGNQWNDIYKQSVKLHDEKGANIDAILIFAGTNDYNHDIPLGEFFSETTKQTNSNGKEVTRKYRTPNLNDSTFCGRINKAMSYLKNNYPQQQIVIMTPIHRGYAKFNEKNVQPDENYANGQGLYIDSYVDVLKQAASYWAVPLIDLYSTSGLFPLADSQAQYFHDKETDRLHPNAQGDYRLAKTIQYKLLTLPSGFVTE; this comes from the coding sequence ATGAAAAATATAATTTTAAGTGCTTATATCCTTTTATCGATAGTTAGTTTTACTGGTTTTGCACAAGAAGCAGTTCCAAAAGTAAAATTAACAAACCTTGAAAAAACACCAAATTCACAATGGCAAGGAAAACGGGTGGCATTTCTAGGAGATTCGATGACAGACAAACGCCGTGTCGGTACTACATGTGTTTATTGGGAGTATTTAAACGAATTGCTGGGGATAGAGCCTTCTGTGTTTGGTGTCAGCGGAAATCAATGGAATGACATTTACAAACAATCCGTGAAGTTACATGATGAAAAAGGGGCAAATATTGATGCGATACTCATTTTTGCAGGTACAAATGATTATAACCATGATATTCCGTTGGGTGAATTTTTCAGTGAAACAACAAAACAAACGAATTCTAACGGAAAAGAAGTAACTCGCAAATACCGAACCCCAAACCTTAATGATTCAACCTTTTGTGGAAGAATTAACAAAGCTATGTCGTATCTAAAGAACAATTACCCACAACAACAAATTGTTATTATGACACCTATTCACCGGGGTTATGCAAAATTTAACGAAAAGAATGTGCAGCCAGACGAAAATTACGCTAACGGGCAAGGATTGTATATTGATTCCTATGTAGATGTTTTGAAACAAGCGGCTTCTTATTGGGCGGTTCCCTTAATTGATCTTTATTCAACAAGTGGTCTGTTTCCATTGGCTGATTCACAGGCGCAATACTTTCATGACAAAGAAACAGATAGATTGCATCCCAATGCCCAAGGTGATTACCGACTCGCTAAAACCATTCAATACAAATTACTGACATTGCCTTCTGGTTTTGTTACTGAATAG
- a CDS encoding LacI family DNA-binding transcriptional regulator, producing the protein MKAKATLKQIAKELDVSVSTVSKALNDSPEISEQTKNRIKEYAKLKNYKPNVIGLNLKNRKTKTIGVIIPNILNSFFAKVFSGIEKVADEKGYNVIMCISNESLEKEAHTIEMLSNGTIDGFVLSISEEAQKQQEYSHLKEIISEGTPIVMFDRTTDEVECDKVIVDDFDSGHGATQHLIDLGCRNIALVSSADNLSVGKLRAEGYLKALKDNNIAINENLIIRTDSEMDIAERLNDLYSNNLVDGVFAVDENDSVLALRIGVKKGYKIPKDLKLIGFADGILASRRLSPSLTTVSQHGIEIGEVAVKLLIDRLESKEEHKPYETVVIKTQLKERESTK; encoded by the coding sequence ATGAAAGCAAAAGCGACATTAAAACAAATTGCAAAAGAACTTGATGTTTCGGTATCGACTGTTTCTAAGGCGCTTAATGATAGTCCTGAGATTAGTGAACAAACCAAGAATAGAATTAAAGAGTACGCTAAATTAAAAAATTACAAACCGAATGTAATTGGTTTGAATCTTAAAAACCGAAAAACAAAAACCATCGGAGTTATTATACCTAATATATTGAATTCCTTTTTTGCAAAAGTTTTCAGTGGTATTGAAAAAGTGGCTGATGAAAAAGGCTATAACGTAATCATGTGTATTTCTAATGAGTCTTTGGAAAAAGAAGCACATACTATTGAAATGTTGAGTAACGGAACGATTGATGGTTTTGTTTTGTCAATTTCCGAAGAGGCTCAAAAGCAACAAGAATACAGTCATTTGAAAGAAATTATCAGTGAGGGAACGCCAATTGTAATGTTTGATCGAACTACTGATGAAGTGGAATGTGATAAAGTTATTGTTGATGATTTTGATTCAGGTCACGGAGCTACACAACATTTAATTGATTTAGGATGTAGAAATATTGCCTTAGTTTCATCTGCCGATAATTTGAGTGTGGGTAAATTAAGAGCCGAAGGTTATTTGAAAGCTTTGAAAGACAATAATATTGCCATAAACGAGAATCTTATTATAAGAACTGATTCTGAAATGGATATTGCTGAAAGATTAAATGATTTATATTCGAATAATCTTGTTGATGGTGTTTTTGCTGTGGATGAAAATGATTCGGTTTTGGCTTTAAGAATTGGAGTTAAAAAAGGATACAAAATTCCAAAAGATTTAAAGCTTATTGGTTTTGCAGATGGTATCCTTGCTTCCAGAAGACTGTCTCCGAGTTTGACTACGGTGAGTCAGCACGGAATTGAAATAGGTGAAGTTGCTGTTAAATTATTGATTGATAGATTAGAATCAAAGGAAGAACACAAACCCTATGAAACTGTTGTTATCAAAACACAATTGAAAGAAAGAGAATCTACTAAGTAA
- the rplM gene encoding 50S ribosomal protein L13 — protein sequence MNALSYKTISTTKANSQKEWIVVDADGHNLGRLASKVAMILRGKYKPSYTPHVDCGDNVIVINSEKINLTGNKLDEKTYIRHTGYPGGQRSLTAKVLQAKNPALLVEKAVKGMLPKNKLGAELFRNLNVVVGPEHKQGAQKPRTVNLNDLK from the coding sequence GTGAACGCATTAAGCTACAAGACAATTTCGACAACAAAAGCCAATTCTCAAAAAGAATGGATTGTTGTAGACGCTGATGGTCATAACTTAGGTCGTCTTGCTTCAAAAGTCGCTATGATTTTAAGAGGTAAATACAAGCCAAGTTACACACCACACGTAGACTGTGGAGATAACGTAATCGTTATCAACTCAGAAAAAATCAACCTTACAGGTAACAAATTGGATGAAAAAACATACATCCGTCACACTGGTTACCCTGGAGGACAAAGAAGTTTAACTGCTAAAGTATTGCAAGCAAAAAACCCTGCATTACTAGTAGAGAAAGCTGTAAAAGGGATGTTGCCAAAAAACAAATTGGGAGCTGAACTTTTTAGAAATTTAAATGTTGTTGTGGGTCCTGAGCACAAACAAGGAGCTCAAAAACCTAGAACTGTTAACCTAAACGATCTTAAGTAA
- the rpsI gene encoding 30S ribosomal protein S9 — translation MGVIHKIGRRKTAVARVYVSEGTGVITVNKKPFATYFPTATLQYKVLQPMSMTENASNFDVKVNVYGGGSNGQAEAVRMALARVMCDVNAENRAILKPEGLLTRDQRMVERKKFGQKKARKRFQFSKR, via the coding sequence ATGGGAGTTATTCACAAAATCGGTAGAAGAAAAACCGCTGTTGCACGTGTTTATGTTTCTGAAGGAACAGGAGTAATCACTGTAAACAAAAAGCCATTCGCAACTTATTTCCCAACTGCAACTTTACAATACAAAGTTTTGCAACCAATGTCTATGACAGAAAATGCATCAAACTTTGACGTAAAAGTGAACGTTTATGGAGGTGGTTCAAATGGACAAGCAGAAGCTGTAAGAATGGCATTGGCACGTGTAATGTGTGATGTAAATGCTGAAAACAGAGCTATCTTGAAACCAGAAGGTTTATTAACTAGAGACCAAAGAATGGTTGAACGTAAGAAATTCGGTCAGAAAAAAGCTCGTAAGAGATTCCAATTCTCTAAACGTTAA
- the rpsB gene encoding 30S ribosomal protein S2 has translation MSNKVEVKELLEAGVHFGHMTRKWDPNMAPYIYMERNGIHIINLYKTAAKIEEANEALKKIAASGRKILFVATKKQAKDIVADKAKAANMPYITERWPGGMLTNFVTIRKAVKKMSSIDKMKKDGTFNTLSKKERLQVDRLRAKLEKNLGSIADMSRLPAALFVVDIKAEHIAIKEAQKLNIPVFAMVDTNSDPREVDYVIPANDDASKSIEKILSLVTTSIVEGLANRTSDKEADATEVVAEAEAPAVEAEEAPATEE, from the coding sequence ATGTCAAACAAAGTAGAAGTAAAAGAATTACTAGAAGCAGGTGTACATTTCGGACACATGACTAGAAAATGGGATCCAAACATGGCTCCTTACATTTATATGGAGCGTAATGGTATCCACATTATCAATCTATATAAAACTGCAGCAAAAATCGAAGAAGCTAACGAAGCTTTGAAAAAAATCGCTGCATCTGGTAGAAAAATATTATTCGTTGCTACCAAGAAACAAGCTAAAGACATCGTTGCTGATAAAGCAAAAGCTGCAAACATGCCTTACATCACTGAAAGATGGCCTGGTGGAATGTTGACTAACTTCGTAACTATCAGAAAGGCAGTTAAAAAAATGTCTTCTATCGATAAAATGAAGAAAGACGGAACATTCAACACACTTTCTAAAAAAGAGCGTTTGCAAGTAGATCGTCTTCGTGCTAAATTAGAGAAAAACTTAGGATCAATCGCAGACATGTCTAGACTTCCTGCCGCATTGTTCGTAGTAGATATCAAAGCTGAACACATCGCAATAAAAGAAGCTCAAAAATTAAACATTCCAGTTTTCGCAATGGTTGACACTAACTCTGACCCACGTGAGGTAGATTATGTTATCCCTGCAAATGATGATGCTTCTAAATCTATTGAGAAAATCTTATCTTTAGTAACTACTTCTATCGTTGAAGGTCTTGCAAACAGAACTTCTGACAAAGAAGCTGATGCTACTGAAGTTGTTGCTGAGGCTGAAGCTCCTGCTGTTGAAGCTGAAGAAGCTCCTGCAACTGAAGAATAA
- the tsf gene encoding translation elongation factor Ts, which yields MATITAADVNKLRQTTGAGMMDCKKALVEADGDFDKAIQNLREKGQKVAANRSDRESSEGAAVSFINADKTKGAIITLNCETDFVGKNEAFVTLAKELVEKAINFSSKEEFLASDFNGITVAEKLIEQTGVIGEKIEIGGFEILEGAFIGSYVHVNKIAALTAISAPIANGDVLTKDISMQVASMGADTLSYKDFDPSFVASELAARIAIIEKENEEAKRLGKTLKNVPKYISFSQLTEEVIKQAEEDAKAELKAEGKPEQIWDKILPGKIQRFISDNTTLDQEKALLDQNFIKDDSKKVGDYVKGFNVEITGFKRVSLG from the coding sequence ATGGCAACAATCACTGCTGCAGACGTAAATAAATTGAGACAAACTACAGGTGCCGGAATGATGGACTGTAAAAAAGCTTTAGTTGAAGCTGATGGAGATTTCGATAAAGCTATACAAAACCTTAGAGAAAAAGGACAAAAAGTTGCTGCTAACCGTTCTGACCGTGAGTCTTCTGAAGGAGCTGCAGTTTCTTTTATTAATGCTGACAAAACTAAAGGAGCTATCATCACTTTAAACTGTGAGACAGATTTCGTAGGTAAAAATGAAGCTTTCGTAACTTTAGCTAAAGAATTAGTTGAAAAAGCTATCAACTTTTCTTCAAAAGAAGAATTCTTAGCTTCAGATTTCAACGGAATTACAGTTGCTGAGAAATTAATCGAACAAACTGGTGTTATCGGTGAAAAAATCGAAATCGGTGGCTTTGAAATTTTAGAAGGCGCTTTCATTGGATCTTATGTTCACGTTAACAAAATTGCTGCATTAACTGCAATTTCTGCACCAATTGCTAATGGTGACGTTTTAACTAAAGACATCTCTATGCAAGTTGCTTCTATGGGAGCTGATACATTATCTTACAAAGATTTTGACCCTTCTTTCGTTGCTTCTGAACTTGCTGCTCGTATTGCTATAATCGAAAAAGAAAATGAAGAAGCAAAACGTTTAGGAAAAACTTTAAAAAATGTTCCTAAATACATTTCTTTCTCTCAATTAACTGAAGAAGTGATCAAACAAGCTGAAGAAGATGCTAAAGCTGAATTAAAAGCTGAAGGTAAACCAGAGCAAATTTGGGACAAAATTCTTCCAGGAAAAATTCAACGTTTCATCTCTGACAACACTACTTTAGATCAAGAGAAAGCTTTATTAGATCAAAACTTCATCAAAGATGACTCTAAAAAGGTTGGCGATTATGTTAAAGGATTCAATGTTGAAATCACAGGTTTCAAAAGAGTTTCTTTAGGTTAA
- a CDS encoding MFS transporter — protein MIKKYLDNFKNFPKEIWILTLVTFINRAGTMVIPFLSKYMKENLEFSYSQIGWVMVFFGVGSIIGTWLSGKLSDKIGFYKVMVFSLFASGIVFILLQYATSFEALCVGILILTSVADMFRPAMLICLKTFTAKEDRARAYSLTRAAINLGFIFGPVLGGLIIMQMGYEYIFYIDGATCILAIIVFMFFVRDKKTPVKLVEHNKQKEKVSVMKDRPFMLHLVICLITGILFFQIFTTLPLYHKERFNMTEFDSGLLLSLNGLLILLFELPIVNYVSRNKINNHKVISLGLLLMASSFFLLLLPFEAILIPMMIFMTCGVMLTFPFANSFAMDRSHKQEGKYMAAFTMSYSFAHILSGKSGMEIIEYTRSYEPNWLFMGCLGLVGTLLVFVLSKMVVKEELNDPAMVTVEVNDSK, from the coding sequence ATGATAAAAAAATACCTCGACAACTTTAAAAATTTTCCAAAAGAGATTTGGATACTTACATTGGTAACTTTCATTAACAGAGCCGGGACAATGGTGATTCCTTTTCTGTCAAAGTATATGAAAGAGAATTTAGAATTCAGTTACAGTCAAATTGGCTGGGTAATGGTATTCTTTGGAGTTGGTTCTATAATTGGAACCTGGTTAAGCGGTAAACTATCGGATAAAATTGGCTTTTACAAGGTCATGGTGTTTAGTTTATTTGCTAGTGGAATTGTATTTATCCTATTGCAATATGCTACCTCTTTTGAAGCTCTTTGTGTAGGGATTTTAATACTGACTAGTGTTGCAGATATGTTTAGACCTGCAATGTTAATATGCTTAAAAACTTTTACGGCTAAAGAAGACAGAGCTCGTGCTTATTCATTGACACGTGCTGCTATCAATTTAGGATTTATTTTTGGCCCTGTATTAGGTGGTTTAATTATCATGCAAATGGGATATGAATATATATTCTATATTGATGGTGCAACTTGTATATTGGCAATAATTGTGTTTATGTTTTTTGTTAGAGACAAAAAAACACCAGTTAAGTTGGTTGAGCATAATAAGCAAAAAGAGAAAGTTTCAGTGATGAAAGACAGACCATTTATGTTGCATTTGGTGATTTGTTTGATTACTGGTATTCTTTTCTTTCAAATTTTCACCACACTGCCTTTGTATCACAAAGAGAGATTTAACATGACCGAATTTGATAGCGGATTGCTTTTGAGTTTAAATGGTTTGCTTATTTTGCTTTTTGAACTTCCTATTGTGAATTATGTGAGCAGGAATAAAATTAATAATCATAAAGTTATTTCTTTAGGTTTGTTACTTATGGCGTCTAGTTTCTTCCTTTTGTTGCTTCCTTTTGAGGCTATTTTGATTCCTATGATGATCTTTATGACTTGTGGAGTAATGTTGACATTTCCATTTGCTAATTCGTTCGCAATGGATAGATCGCATAAGCAAGAAGGAAAGTATATGGCAGCTTTTACTATGAGTTATAGTTTTGCACACATCTTAAGTGGAAAGTCTGGTATGGAAATCATTGAATATACTCGTAGTTATGAACCTAATTGGTTGTTTATGGGTTGTCTTGGTTTAGTAGGTACATTACTTGTTTTTGTGCTTTCTAAAATGGTTGTAAAAGAAGAATTGAATGATCCAGCAATGGTAACTGTGGAAGTTAATGACAGTAAATAA
- a CDS encoding exopolyphosphatase, translating into MKQKIYYLLVCLILTYSAQAQLYGGIEIGSKGIKMTVLQVENLRRNTYDVKEFWTENVGIAAGIGIDGLLLKEDIDKAGAVVYNNYKKMLTEYKIEDKNIFIVGSSGVGLANNTADLIAKIKELTNKKIEIISSSLEAKLLLRGCIPPKNYLNSVIIDIGGGNTKGGYAKDINDASVFFPISCDFGTVTLTEIINKKCKQKTVFEFNENLFDYLPTIRESFKKMYTSRPESQDKTNIYISGGAAWAFYTLLNGAKAEENFTQVQYDDILSIRTIAENNYQRFVTNSESNPEIKKVLNTYQQKSLISAFNLLETSLEVIPNIQNKKIFFAKQGQIAWLVSYVFDNAKGVKQIF; encoded by the coding sequence ATGAAACAAAAAATCTACTATTTATTAGTGTGCCTCATTCTTACTTATTCCGCACAGGCACAACTTTACGGAGGAATAGAAATTGGAAGTAAGGGTATAAAAATGACCGTTCTTCAAGTTGAGAACCTTAGAAGAAATACCTACGACGTAAAGGAATTTTGGACTGAAAACGTGGGGATCGCTGCAGGAATTGGTATTGATGGTCTACTTTTGAAAGAAGATATTGATAAAGCTGGAGCTGTAGTTTACAACAACTACAAAAAAATGCTTACTGAATACAAAATCGAAGACAAAAACATTTTCATTGTAGGTTCTTCTGGTGTTGGTTTAGCTAATAACACAGCTGATTTAATAGCAAAAATTAAAGAGTTAACTAACAAAAAAATTGAAATTATCTCTTCTTCACTTGAAGCTAAGTTGCTTTTGAGAGGTTGTATCCCACCTAAAAACTACTTAAACTCTGTAATTATTGACATAGGAGGAGGGAATACTAAGGGTGGTTACGCCAAAGACATCAACGATGCTTCGGTATTTTTCCCAATTTCATGTGACTTTGGAACTGTAACTTTAACTGAGATCATCAACAAAAAGTGTAAGCAAAAAACAGTTTTCGAATTCAATGAAAACTTGTTTGATTACTTACCTACAATCAGAGAAAGTTTCAAAAAAATGTACACTAGCAGACCTGAATCACAAGATAAAACCAATATCTATATTTCTGGTGGAGCTGCTTGGGCTTTTTACACATTATTAAATGGTGCCAAAGCTGAAGAAAACTTTACTCAGGTACAGTATGACGACATCTTATCAATAAGAACAATCGCTGAAAACAATTATCAAAGATTTGTAACAAACTCTGAAAGCAATCCTGAAATCAAAAAAGTGTTGAATACCTACCAACAAAAATCTTTAATCTCAGCTTTCAACCTTTTGGAAACTTCACTTGAAGTTATTCCAAACATTCAAAACAAAAAGATTTTCTTTGCAAAACAAGGACAAATCGCTTGGTTAGTAAGTTATGTTTTTGACAATGCTAAAGGAGTCAAACAAATATTCTAG